The following coding sequences lie in one Thermodesulfobacteriota bacterium genomic window:
- a CDS encoding MerR family DNA-binding protein, which yields MRGLTIGQVAREAGVGVETVRFYERKGLVDQPERPDSGFRRYPATVVDRIRFLRHAQALGFTLKEAAELLSLRVDPQVSCAEVRSRAEAKVAGIEAKIAALERMRDVLGRLVSACSGRGPTSECPILDALQHPPAGAGSQGEEL from the coding sequence ATGAGGGGTCTAACGATCGGGCAGGTGGCGAGAGAGGCTGGGGTGGGCGTCGAGACGGTTCGGTTCTATGAACGGAAGGGCTTGGTGGACCAGCCGGAGCGACCCGATTCGGGGTTTCGCCGCTACCCGGCGACCGTGGTGGATCGGATCCGCTTTCTCCGACACGCGCAGGCTCTCGGGTTCACTCTCAAGGAAGCAGCGGAGCTTCTGTCCCTGCGCGTTGACCCGCAGGTGAGCTGCGCCGAGGTGAGGTCCCGAGCCGAAGCGAAGGTGGCGGGCATCGAGGCGAAGATCGCCGCTCTCGAACGCATGCGAGACGTGCTGGGGCGCTTGGTTTCCGCGTGCTCCGGCCGCGGCCCCACGAGCGAGTGCCCGATCCTCGATGCCCTGCAACATCCCCCGGCGGGGGCTGGCTCCCAAGGAGAGGAACTATGA
- a CDS encoding MerC family mercury resistance protein → MVPAVSVALLPKITCPACWPAYAALASALGLGAVNYGPYLLPLTVGGLALAWAGLAFRAKRRRGYGPLALGVVGGVVMMVGKFAYGSQAAMYGGIAFLLGASIWNVWPKQRPRPCPACVPTGTEGE, encoded by the coding sequence ATGGTCCCAGCGGTGAGTGTGGCGCTGCTCCCAAAGATCACGTGCCCCGCATGCTGGCCTGCGTACGCCGCGCTGGCGAGTGCCTTGGGGCTGGGTGCGGTCAACTATGGGCCGTACCTGCTCCCCCTCACCGTAGGGGGACTCGCCCTCGCGTGGGCGGGCCTCGCGTTTCGCGCCAAGAGACGACGGGGCTACGGCCCGTTGGCACTCGGGGTTGTCGGTGGCGTCGTCATGATGGTTGGCAAGTTCGCCTACGGATCACAGGCCGCGATGTACGGCGGGATCGCCTTTCTGCTCGGGGCCTCGATCTGGAACGTTTGGCCGAAGCAGCGGCCAAGACCCTGCCCGGCCTGCGTCCCGACCGGTACAGAGGGCGAATGA
- a CDS encoding thioredoxin family protein, with amino-acid sequence MSTKRTVEIFSAGCPVCREAVDRVKALACPDCDVQVFDMNDPAVAARAKSLGVGSVPAVAVDGELASCCAGRGLDEQALRDAGVGVPRG; translated from the coding sequence ATGAGCACGAAACGAACGGTGGAGATCTTCAGTGCCGGCTGTCCCGTATGTCGGGAAGCCGTCGATCGGGTGAAGGCTCTCGCCTGCCCGGACTGCGACGTTCAGGTCTTCGACATGAACGACCCTGCGGTGGCCGCCCGGGCCAAGAGCCTGGGGGTAGGTTCCGTACCCGCGGTGGCGGTCGACGGCGAGCTCGCATCATGTTGCGCCGGCCGCGGCCTGGACGAGCAGGCCCTGCGGGACGCGGGCGTTGGTGTGCCGAGAGGCTGA
- a CDS encoding helix-turn-helix transcriptional regulator, whose protein sequence is MRQTRERLGWSQAELAERTEVSRDTVGRIERGQLPDPVFLGKLSEEAGVSCDWLVLGREPLPRERGDRGGPDESILAGVIEGVEAELQELGTSLEPKKKAELVVLLYDMMGHEEGAQPGRAHIARMVKLAT, encoded by the coding sequence GTGCGCCAGACGCGTGAGCGGCTTGGCTGGAGCCAGGCGGAGCTGGCGGAGCGCACCGAGGTATCCCGGGACACGGTGGGCCGGATCGAGCGGGGTCAGCTGCCCGACCCGGTCTTCCTGGGGAAGCTCAGCGAGGAGGCAGGCGTGTCCTGCGATTGGCTCGTGCTGGGCCGCGAGCCCCTTCCGAGGGAGCGGGGAGACCGCGGGGGCCCGGACGAGTCCATTTTGGCGGGCGTGATCGAGGGCGTGGAGGCGGAGCTCCAGGAGCTGGGGACAAGCCTGGAGCCGAAGAAGAAGGCCGAGCTCGTGGTGCTGCTCTACGACATGATGGGACACGAGGAAGGGGCCCAGCCGGGCCGGGCCCACATCGCGAGGATGGTCAAACTGGCAACCTGA
- a CDS encoding sigma-70 family RNA polymerase sigma factor, producing MSRSRTGVLPRTSPEGDGAADAEAWEQATRWVEEHRKLIVRQAERYAGYAPYDRQDYLQQAVLAAFHAWKDCVRSRQPERFTSYCFIRFRRECRDELAIRRDAPASLRPEDRPLDPSAGGSEGDRKSAGGEEAAEREALVWKALRWMTPRQQLAWLLALGHLGHGRADPKEIARTLKISRRAAAGLLARGQAQAEEGARREKQALDAAG from the coding sequence GTGAGCAGGTCGCGCACGGGGGTCTTGCCGCGGACCTCCCCCGAGGGGGACGGGGCTGCCGATGCCGAGGCCTGGGAGCAGGCGACCCGGTGGGTGGAGGAGCACCGGAAGTTGATCGTCCGTCAGGCCGAGCGCTACGCGGGCTACGCCCCCTACGATCGGCAGGACTACCTGCAGCAGGCCGTCCTGGCCGCCTTCCACGCCTGGAAGGACTGCGTTCGCTCGAGGCAACCCGAGCGCTTCACTTCCTACTGCTTCATCCGCTTCCGGCGGGAGTGCCGAGACGAGCTGGCCATTCGCCGCGACGCGCCGGCGAGCCTTCGCCCCGAGGACCGGCCCCTGGACCCGTCGGCCGGAGGCTCGGAGGGAGATCGGAAGAGCGCTGGCGGAGAGGAAGCGGCCGAGCGGGAAGCGCTGGTCTGGAAGGCCCTGCGCTGGATGACCCCGCGCCAGCAGCTCGCCTGGCTCCTGGCCCTCGGCCACCTCGGACACGGCCGCGCGGACCCCAAGGAGATCGCCCGGACCCTCAAGATCAGCCGGCGCGCCGCAGCCGGGCTCCTGGCGCGGGGGCAGGCCCAAGCGGAGGAGGGCGCGCGCCGGGAGAAGCAAGCGCTCGATGCGGCCGGTTGA